A single region of the Gracilibacillus caseinilyticus genome encodes:
- a CDS encoding metal-sensitive transcriptional regulator, with the protein MEYDVQTKNRLKRIEGQIRGVLRMMEEGKDCKDIITQLSASRTAIDRTIGVLVSANLIECVRKAEENVESSDELVKEAVNMLVKSR; encoded by the coding sequence ATGGAATATGATGTTCAGACAAAGAACCGTTTAAAACGTATTGAAGGTCAAATAAGAGGTGTTTTGAGAATGATGGAAGAGGGCAAAGATTGCAAGGACATCATTACCCAGTTGTCTGCTAGTAGAACCGCAATTGATCGTACAATTGGTGTTTTAGTGAGTGCCAATTTAATAGAATGTGTTAGAAAAGCAGAAGAAAATGTGGAAAGTAGCGATGAGTTGGTCAAAGAGGCTGTTAACATGCTTGTAAAAAGCAGATAA
- a CDS encoding flavin reductase family protein, with protein sequence MFSIDPRTITERENYKFLIGSIIPRPIAFVTSLSEEGILNGAPFSYFNIVSSNPPLVSLSIQRSGGNQKDTARNIMKSKEFVVHIVDEQNVEKINATAAKLPPSQSEVQLAALTEVESVNISVPGIREAKVRMECVLEHALELENEDTPGCDFLIGRVVQYHVESDIYENGRIDPRGLGAISRLAGHDYAKIGEIFTKERPK encoded by the coding sequence ATGTTTTCCATTGATCCACGGACAATAACGGAAAGAGAGAATTACAAATTTTTAATCGGGAGTATTATACCGAGACCAATTGCATTTGTTACAAGTTTGTCCGAAGAAGGTATCTTAAACGGAGCACCTTTTAGTTATTTTAATATTGTATCTTCTAATCCACCTTTGGTTTCTTTATCGATACAACGGTCTGGAGGGAACCAGAAGGATACTGCTAGAAACATCATGAAGAGTAAGGAATTTGTAGTTCATATTGTCGATGAACAAAATGTTGAAAAAATAAATGCAACGGCAGCAAAATTACCACCAAGTCAAAGTGAGGTTCAGCTGGCGGCTTTAACGGAAGTAGAAAGTGTAAATATCTCGGTGCCAGGCATAAGGGAAGCAAAAGTCCGTATGGAATGTGTGCTGGAACATGCATTAGAGTTGGAGAACGAAGATACACCAGGGTGTGATTTTCTGATAGGGAGAGTAGTTCAATATCATGTTGAAAGTGATATTTACGAAAACGGAAGAATAGATCCCAGAGGTCTTGGTGCCATAAGCAGGTTAGCAGGGCATGATTACGCAAAGATTGGTGAAATCTTTACTAAGGAAAGACCGAAATAA
- the wrbA gene encoding NAD(P)H:quinone oxidoreductase type IV yields the protein MSNVKLAVVFYSMGGTNYQLAKWAEAGAKEAGAEVKVLKVQELAPQSVIEGNEVWKSTVDATKDVPVVTSDDVEWADAIIFSTPTRFGNMASQMKQFLDIQGGIWASGKTVNKVVSAMSSAQNPHGGQEATILSLYTSMMHWGAIIASPGYTDPVLFGAGGNPYGTSVTVDQDGKMVEDVEAAVKHQAKRTVTVAEWVKKGNQ from the coding sequence ATGTCGAATGTAAAATTAGCTGTAGTTTTTTATAGCATGGGTGGTACTAACTACCAATTAGCTAAATGGGCAGAAGCAGGAGCAAAAGAAGCAGGAGCTGAGGTTAAAGTATTAAAAGTTCAAGAATTAGCACCACAATCAGTTATTGAAGGAAATGAAGTATGGAAATCAACTGTTGATGCGACAAAAGATGTTCCAGTAGTAACATCAGATGATGTAGAGTGGGCAGACGCAATTATTTTCAGTACACCAACACGTTTTGGGAACATGGCATCTCAAATGAAACAGTTCCTTGATATACAAGGTGGGATATGGGCAAGTGGTAAGACAGTTAATAAAGTAGTAAGTGCGATGTCTTCTGCACAAAATCCTCACGGTGGTCAAGAAGCAACAATATTGTCATTATATACCTCTATGATGCATTGGGGTGCTATCATTGCTTCTCCTGGTTACACTGATCCAGTACTATTTGGAGCAGGTGGAAATCCTTATGGAACAAGTGTAACAGTTGATCAAGATGGTAAGATGGTTGAAGACGTAGAAGCTGCAGTAAAGCATCAAGCTAAGCGTACTGTTACAGTGGCAGAGTGGGTTAAAAAGGGAAATCAATAA
- a CDS encoding DoxX family protein translates to MFNKNEIGTLLLRVMLGVVFLANGIAKFQGGIENTVGWFDSLGLPGFLAYVVAIIELVGGIAIILGLGTRIVALLFGLIMLGAIFTVKLPDGFLNGYVYDLVLLVIAIHINLNGSKLYSLGQLVSKNRES, encoded by the coding sequence ATGTTTAATAAAAATGAAATTGGAACACTGTTACTTCGTGTTATGTTGGGGGTTGTCTTCTTAGCAAATGGTATAGCGAAATTTCAAGGTGGTATAGAGAATACAGTAGGTTGGTTTGATAGTTTAGGACTTCCAGGATTTCTAGCTTATGTTGTAGCTATCATTGAATTGGTAGGTGGTATTGCAATTATTCTAGGATTAGGTACACGTATCGTTGCACTACTATTTGGACTTATCATGCTTGGTGCAATCTTTACAGTTAAGTTGCCTGATGGTTTCCTAAATGGTTATGTATATGACCTTGTGTTATTAGTTATTGCAATTCACATTAACTTAAATGGTAGTAAGCTATATTCTCTCGGTCAGCTAGTATCTAAGAATAGGGAATCTTAA
- a CDS encoding EAL domain-containing protein, with product MNNINLGPYLSKKSLYHMVQPIVELTTNKVYGYEMLLRSKDMDSPEKIFGYAEKKGKLFDLDMYSINKAFEEINERASELKGKHLFINILPSNIANNFNIQGIEQLKSTLKPTVHNIVFEITEERKEAELLMCKTMVSDMKKQGFLIALDDLGKGDSTIPYAMELEPNIVKLDCYFSQNLAYNLDKQRAIQSIIKLLGDDPIVILEGLEKVEDLYMAKALGIRYAQGYVLGKPGSIDYYLSSEVVETAYIHNTGEQRIGWL from the coding sequence GTGAATAATATAAATTTAGGTCCATACCTAAGCAAAAAAAGCTTGTACCATATGGTACAGCCAATCGTTGAATTAACTACTAATAAGGTTTATGGCTATGAAATGTTACTTCGCTCAAAAGACATGGATAGTCCAGAGAAAATCTTCGGTTATGCAGAAAAAAAAGGCAAGCTTTTTGATTTAGATATGTACTCCATAAATAAAGCATTTGAAGAAATAAATGAACGTGCATCTGAGCTAAAGGGAAAACATTTATTCATCAATATCCTTCCGTCCAACATAGCAAATAATTTTAATATACAGGGGATAGAGCAGCTTAAATCAACATTAAAGCCAACTGTTCATAATATAGTGTTTGAAATTACGGAAGAGAGAAAAGAAGCAGAATTATTGATGTGTAAAACCATGGTTTCTGACATGAAAAAACAAGGATTTTTAATTGCATTGGATGACTTAGGTAAAGGTGATTCGACCATACCATACGCTATGGAGCTTGAGCCAAACATTGTAAAACTAGATTGTTATTTTTCACAGAATCTAGCATATAACCTTGATAAGCAAAGGGCGATTCAATCCATAATTAAGCTCTTAGGTGATGATCCAATTGTTATTTTAGAAGGCTTAGAGAAAGTAGAAGATTTATACATGGCAAAAGCATTAGGAATTCGGTATGCACAAGGATATGTGTTAGGAAAACCTGGGTCTATAGACTACTATTTATCAAGTGAGGTAGTGGAAACAGCATATATTCATAATACTGGCGAACAAAGAATCGGGTGGCTATGA
- a CDS encoding diguanylate cyclase domain-containing protein, with the protein MMDLVYQPNKKYNILDLIWTNTTDAIFAIDYRGAVIDANPVFNHMLGWELEELHDITFPPFITNMTEEEHQSLLSNLKDGQDFPYEVAKRRSKHDLMLDILASYWSVNDKRILAIGMYKDFTEQLQIQRQLEESEYCYRTLVEYLPEVIVKQRNNKIEFANSSAVKLFGKQNLEDIAGQSIWDFITSERRVEIQHVINNVYVDDKLGVPKTLIGMFALSDGTEIDAEVKIIPIGSKKKPDIQIVFRDVTEKKKYEQQLEHLAYQDPLTGLKNRRSFTEIVTESIEIAKKENKKVALMYIDIDKFKAINDTFGHNVSDQLLQQFATRLKSCVRNGDALCRVGGDEFLVLLKEITLGKETIDVAERMHTMFQKPYEIDGLSIHVTSSIGIALFPDNGGDFRTLIHRADDALYQAKVDRNQYVFNKEIK; encoded by the coding sequence ATGATGGATTTAGTATATCAACCTAATAAAAAATATAATATATTGGATCTTATTTGGACAAATACAACAGATGCTATTTTTGCTATAGACTATCGAGGAGCAGTAATTGACGCGAATCCAGTCTTCAATCATATGCTTGGCTGGGAGTTAGAGGAATTACATGATATTACTTTTCCTCCGTTCATTACCAATATGACAGAAGAAGAACATCAGAGTCTATTAAGTAATTTAAAAGATGGGCAAGACTTCCCTTATGAGGTTGCAAAAAGAAGAAGTAAGCATGATTTGATGTTGGATATCTTAGCATCTTACTGGTCAGTTAATGACAAAAGAATTCTTGCAATAGGGATGTATAAGGACTTTACGGAGCAATTACAAATTCAGAGGCAACTTGAAGAAAGTGAATACTGCTATCGAACGCTTGTAGAATATTTACCAGAAGTAATAGTAAAACAGCGTAATAATAAGATTGAATTTGCTAATTCATCTGCTGTTAAACTTTTTGGAAAACAAAACCTAGAAGATATTGCTGGTCAATCTATTTGGGATTTTATAACAAGTGAAAGAAGAGTCGAAATACAGCATGTGATAAATAACGTATATGTAGATGACAAATTGGGAGTACCTAAGACATTGATTGGTATGTTTGCTCTAAGTGATGGTACAGAGATTGATGCAGAAGTAAAAATAATACCGATTGGTAGTAAAAAGAAACCAGATATACAAATTGTTTTTCGGGATGTGACTGAAAAGAAAAAATACGAACAACAACTGGAACATCTTGCGTATCAAGATCCTTTAACAGGGTTGAAAAACAGAAGGAGTTTTACAGAAATTGTTACAGAATCAATTGAAATAGCCAAGAAAGAAAACAAAAAAGTTGCATTGATGTATATTGACATTGATAAGTTTAAAGCAATAAATGATACTTTTGGTCATAATGTAAGTGATCAATTACTCCAGCAATTTGCAACCAGATTAAAATCATGTGTTCGTAATGGAGATGCACTTTGCCGAGTTGGCGGGGATGAATTTCTTGTTTTACTGAAAGAAATCACGCTGGGAAAGGAAACAATAGATGTTGCAGAAAGAATGCATACTATGTTTCAAAAACCTTACGAGATTGATGGTTTAAGTATCCACGTAACTTCAAGTATAGGAATTGCGCTATTTCCAGATAACGGCGGAGACTTTAGAACATTAATTCATCGCGCAGACGACGCATTATATCAAGCTAAAGTAGATAGAAATCAGTATGTGTTTAATAAAGAGATTAAGTAG
- a CDS encoding sulfurtransferase TusA family protein has protein sequence MNVAKVLDAKGLACPMPIVKTKKAINELEAGEVLEIHATDKGAKSDLAAWAKSGGHKLLKDSEDAGVLKFWIKKG, from the coding sequence ATGAACGTAGCAAAAGTATTAGATGCAAAAGGATTAGCATGTCCAATGCCAATTGTAAAAACAAAAAAGGCAATCAATGAATTAGAAGCAGGAGAGGTCTTAGAAATTCATGCGACAGATAAAGGAGCAAAAAGTGATCTTGCAGCATGGGCAAAGTCAGGTGGTCATAAGTTACTAAAAGATTCAGAAGATGCTGGTGTACTAAAGTTCTGGATTAAAAAAGGCTAA
- a CDS encoding DsrE/DsrF/DrsH-like family protein → MFDAYKVFNIATAAAATDQEVAIFFTFEGLNLIHKEGYRQLPMPGGKEHFVEDFTKAKVPSIPELVDMAKEMGVTFIGCQMTMDVMGLEKDAFIDGIEVGGAVTFLEFAKDADVTLTF, encoded by the coding sequence TTGTTTGATGCATACAAAGTATTTAACATTGCGACGGCTGCAGCAGCAACAGATCAAGAAGTAGCCATTTTCTTTACTTTTGAAGGATTGAATCTGATTCATAAAGAAGGGTATCGACAACTTCCAATGCCAGGTGGAAAAGAACATTTTGTAGAAGACTTTACAAAAGCAAAGGTTCCTTCTATCCCAGAATTAGTAGATATGGCAAAAGAAATGGGTGTAACGTTCATTGGATGTCAGATGACAATGGACGTTATGGGATTAGAGAAAGATGCGTTTATAGATGGTATTGAGGTTGGGGGAGCCGTAACGTTCCTTGAGTTTGCAAAAGATGCTGATGTAACATTAACATTTTAA
- a CDS encoding MBL fold metallo-hydrolase — protein MGVREMTAREITQKVINQEELFILDVRNEDAFSDWKIEGANFDYLNVPYFDLLDGVEGILDQLPSDKEILVVCAKEGSSVMVADMLSEEGVNVAYLKGGMKAWSEHLEPIKVGDLKNGGVLYQFVRIGKGCLSYMIVSNGEAAIIDASRMTDVYTEFAEKIGATITQVFDTHLHADHISGGRVIAEKTNGKYWLPPKDATDVTFEYQSLEGGIDITIGSTTINIHALYSPGHTIGSTSFVVDEKFLLSGDILFIDSIGRPDLAGMAEDWVTDLRESLYSRYRELSEELIVLPAHFMIIDELNEDGSISAKLGTLFTQNHGLNMKDENEFRKLVTENLPPQPNAYQEIRETNMGKISPDDEKQREMEIGPNRCAVR, from the coding sequence ATGGGTGTAAGAGAAATGACTGCAAGAGAAATAACACAGAAAGTAATTAACCAAGAGGAATTATTTATTTTAGATGTCCGAAATGAAGATGCATTTAGTGATTGGAAAATTGAAGGAGCAAACTTTGATTATTTAAATGTACCTTATTTCGATTTATTAGATGGAGTGGAAGGTATCTTAGATCAACTTCCATCAGACAAAGAAATTCTAGTTGTATGTGCAAAAGAGGGTTCATCTGTCATGGTTGCTGACATGCTTTCTGAAGAGGGGGTAAATGTTGCCTATCTAAAAGGTGGTATGAAGGCATGGAGTGAACACTTAGAGCCTATTAAAGTAGGGGACCTAAAAAATGGCGGAGTCCTTTATCAATTTGTTCGTATTGGAAAAGGTTGTCTATCTTACATGATCGTTTCAAATGGTGAGGCTGCCATTATCGATGCATCAAGAATGACAGATGTCTATACGGAGTTTGCAGAAAAGATTGGTGCAACGATTACACAAGTATTTGATACACATTTACATGCGGATCATATTTCAGGTGGTAGAGTAATAGCCGAAAAAACAAATGGAAAGTACTGGTTACCGCCAAAAGATGCAACAGATGTTACATTTGAGTATCAGTCATTAGAAGGTGGTATTGATATAACCATTGGTAGCACAACGATCAATATTCATGCTTTATATTCTCCAGGCCATACGATTGGTTCAACTTCTTTTGTTGTCGATGAAAAGTTCTTACTTTCAGGTGATATTTTATTCATTGATTCTATCGGTAGACCGGATTTAGCAGGTATGGCAGAAGATTGGGTAACAGATTTACGAGAAAGTCTTTACTCACGTTACAGAGAATTGTCTGAGGAACTTATTGTTCTTCCAGCCCACTTTATGATTATTGACGAATTAAATGAAGACGGTAGTATTTCTGCAAAATTAGGTACTCTATTTACTCAAAACCATGGGTTAAACATGAAAGACGAAAACGAGTTTAGAAAATTAGTGACGGAAAATTTACCGCCACAACCAAATGCTTACCAAGAAATCCGTGAAACAAACATGGGGAAAATCAGTCCAGATGATGAGAAACAACGTGAGATGGAAATTGGTCCAAACCGTTGTGCTGTTCGATAA
- a CDS encoding DsrE/DsrF/DrsH-like family protein, with translation MSEKKKTTIVLFSGDYDKAMAAYIIANGAAAYDHEVTIFHTFWGLNALRKDAQVPVKKGFLEKMFGKMMPRGADNMGLSNMNFAGMGPKMIKHVMKKHNAMPLPQLIEMAQEQDVKLIACTMTMDLLGLQKEELIDGLDYAGVAAYIGDAEEGNVNLFI, from the coding sequence ATGTCAGAGAAAAAGAAAACAACGATTGTTCTATTTAGCGGAGATTATGATAAAGCAATGGCAGCCTATATTATTGCAAATGGAGCGGCGGCTTACGATCATGAGGTAACTATTTTTCATACATTTTGGGGATTAAACGCTCTTAGAAAAGACGCACAAGTACCAGTGAAAAAAGGATTCCTAGAAAAAATGTTCGGCAAAATGATGCCTCGCGGTGCTGATAATATGGGCCTTTCTAACATGAACTTTGCAGGAATGGGACCTAAAATGATAAAGCATGTGATGAAAAAGCATAATGCTATGCCACTTCCACAACTAATAGAAATGGCACAAGAACAAGATGTGAAATTAATTGCATGTACAATGACAATGGATCTTCTTGGATTACAAAAAGAAGAGTTAATTGATGGGCTTGATTACGCCGGAGTTGCTGCATACATTGGTGACGCAGAAGAAGGAAATGTAAACTTATTTATCTAG
- a CDS encoding rhodanese-like domain-containing protein, translated as MREFTTTQVENLLGEGLNLIDVREAREIAQGTIPGAINIPLGLLEFRMHELDKTKEYIMVCRSGGRSAQALKFLESHGFNVINMTGGMLAWEGPIE; from the coding sequence ATGAGAGAATTCACAACAACACAAGTTGAAAATTTACTTGGTGAGGGATTGAATTTAATTGATGTTCGTGAAGCCCGTGAGATAGCACAAGGAACAATCCCTGGAGCAATAAACATTCCACTAGGCTTATTGGAATTTCGAATGCATGAACTAGATAAAACAAAAGAATATATTATGGTGTGTCGTTCAGGTGGAAGAAGTGCACAAGCATTAAAATTTCTCGAAAGCCACGGTTTCAATGTGATTAACATGACAGGTGGAATGCTTGCATGGGAAGGGCCAATCGAATAA
- a CDS encoding rhodanese-like domain-containing protein: MPVKGVKQVNTTQLKGLLKEKGFQFVDVRTQGEFGQYHIPGFKNIPLHQLSQKANTLKKDKEVVVICQSGMRSKKASKVLKKQGFKQITNVKGGVSTWKG, encoded by the coding sequence ATGCCTGTGAAGGGGGTAAAACAGGTCAATACAACTCAATTAAAAGGTTTATTGAAAGAAAAAGGGTTTCAATTTGTTGATGTTCGTACACAAGGTGAATTTGGTCAATACCATATTCCTGGCTTTAAAAATATCCCCTTACATCAACTTTCACAAAAGGCAAACACTTTGAAAAAGGATAAAGAAGTAGTCGTTATTTGCCAAAGTGGAATGAGAAGTAAGAAAGCAAGTAAAGTATTAAAAAAACAAGGATTTAAACAAATAACAAATGTAAAAGGTGGCGTAAGCACCTGGAAGGGCTAG
- a CDS encoding DUF302 domain-containing protein: protein MQFDYTVETNNNIQITISSLKETLKEEKFGVLWEFDIKGKLQEKGLDFNKEYMVLEVCNPHEAQRILSENQMVGYFLPCKIVVYDDQGKTKIGMPRPTALVSMVDDPKIKELAEDIERRLIGCIDKSIV from the coding sequence TTGCAATTTGATTACACGGTTGAAACCAATAATAATATTCAAATAACCATATCTTCATTGAAAGAAACTCTAAAGGAAGAGAAATTTGGTGTCTTATGGGAATTTGATATTAAGGGTAAGTTACAAGAAAAGGGTTTAGACTTTAACAAGGAATACATGGTATTAGAAGTGTGTAACCCACATGAAGCCCAGCGAATACTTAGTGAAAATCAAATGGTTGGATATTTTCTTCCTTGTAAAATCGTAGTTTATGATGATCAAGGTAAAACAAAAATAGGTATGCCAAGACCCACGGCTTTAGTGAGTATGGTGGATGATCCTAAGATAAAGGAACTTGCCGAAGATATTGAGCGACGTCTAATTGGATGCATCGACAAGAGTATAGTATGA
- a CDS encoding sulfurtransferase TusA family protein — translation MEMIKTDVILDAKNVACPMPIVKTKKAMNNLEAGQVIEVQATDKGSKADIKAWSESSGHQYLGTLEEGDVLKHYLRKASGEEKLEKKHPHIVSNDELEQKLSSSEDLIVLDVREHAEYVFSHIPKAKSIPLGELENRLNELNPETPIYIVCRTGNRSDLAAQKLTDQGFKQVINVVPGMSGWEGETEKTVD, via the coding sequence ATGGAAATGATAAAAACAGATGTTATTTTAGACGCGAAAAATGTAGCATGCCCAATGCCGATTGTAAAGACGAAGAAAGCCATGAATAACCTAGAGGCTGGACAAGTCATAGAAGTTCAAGCAACGGACAAAGGATCAAAGGCAGATATTAAAGCATGGTCAGAAAGTTCAGGACATCAGTATTTAGGAACTCTCGAAGAAGGCGATGTATTAAAGCATTACCTTCGTAAAGCAAGTGGAGAAGAAAAATTAGAAAAGAAACACCCTCATATCGTTAGTAATGATGAGTTAGAGCAAAAACTTTCATCCAGTGAAGATTTGATTGTGCTAGATGTAAGAGAGCATGCGGAATACGTATTTAGTCACATCCCAAAGGCAAAATCAATACCACTTGGTGAGTTGGAGAATCGGTTAAACGAATTAAATCCTGAGACTCCAATTTATATCGTGTGTAGAACTGGTAATCGTAGTGATTTAGCAGCACAAAAACTAACCGACCAAGGGTTTAAACAAGTCATAAATGTTGTACCAGGTATGAGCGGTTGGGAAGGTGAAACTGAAAAAACAGTAGATTAG
- a CDS encoding alpha/beta hydrolase produces the protein MMKHIFNKGKDPKKPTLLLLHGTGGNELDLLPLAGRVDDEASVLSVRGNISENGMPRFFKRLAEGVFDEEDLVYRTEELNQFLDDAAQEYDFDRDNIIAIGYSNGANIAASLLFHYQNTLKGAILHHPMVPRRGIKLPDLSGKSVFIAAGTNDPICSAVESTELQTLLEKANAKVDIHWEDRGHQLTPTEVAAASKWYSTLDLNE, from the coding sequence ATAATGAAGCACATATTTAACAAAGGAAAAGATCCTAAGAAGCCAACGTTACTACTGTTACATGGAACTGGTGGTAATGAATTAGATTTATTACCTCTTGCTGGAAGAGTAGATGATGAAGCATCTGTATTAAGTGTTCGTGGAAACATTTCAGAAAACGGAATGCCCCGCTTCTTTAAGAGGTTAGCAGAAGGTGTATTTGATGAAGAAGATTTAGTATATCGTACTGAAGAGCTGAATCAATTCCTTGATGATGCAGCGCAAGAATATGACTTTGACCGAGATAATATTATTGCCATCGGATACTCAAACGGTGCGAATATTGCAGCAAGTTTATTATTTCATTACCAAAATACTCTAAAGGGCGCAATCCTTCATCACCCCATGGTTCCAAGAAGAGGAATAAAACTGCCAGATTTATCAGGGAAATCGGTATTTATTGCAGCTGGAACAAACGATCCTATTTGTTCAGCTGTAGAATCTACAGAATTACAAACTTTACTAGAAAAAGCCAACGCGAAAGTAGATATACACTGGGAAGATAGAGGACATCAACTGACACCTACAGAGGTAGCGGCTGCTAGTAAATGGTATTCTACCTTAGACTTAAATGAATAG
- a CDS encoding ring-cleaving dioxygenase: MIKKTSGIHHITAIVGHPQENVDFYAGVLGLRLVKKTVNFDDPGTYHLYFGDEGGKPGTIITFFPWADASQGVIGDGQVGVTSYVVPKGAMTFWENRLTKFNVPYTKMHRFGEEYLEFDDPHGLHLEIVEREEGDKNNWKFGELTPDNAIKGFGGATLLSKQPEKTAELLEKVMGLEKVGEEGDFIRFRSSGDIGNVIDLKLTTIGNGQIGAGTVHHIAWRAIDDNDQLEWQKYVTDQGYGVTPVQDRNYFNAIYFREHGEILFEIATDPPGFAHDESHETMGGQLMLPAQYEQYREQLERRLIPIKVKELD, translated from the coding sequence ATGATTAAAAAAACAAGTGGGATTCACCACATTACAGCAATAGTAGGTCATCCGCAAGAAAATGTAGATTTTTATGCTGGAGTTCTAGGTTTACGTTTAGTGAAAAAAACCGTTAATTTTGATGATCCAGGTACTTACCACCTATATTTTGGTGATGAAGGTGGTAAACCAGGTACTATCATTACATTCTTTCCATGGGCAGATGCTAGTCAAGGAGTGATCGGAGATGGTCAGGTAGGAGTTACTTCTTATGTCGTTCCAAAAGGTGCAATGACATTCTGGGAAAATAGATTAACAAAATTTAACGTCCCTTATACAAAGATGCACCGTTTTGGAGAAGAATACTTGGAGTTTGATGATCCTCATGGACTTCACCTAGAAATAGTTGAAAGAGAAGAAGGGGACAAGAACAATTGGAAATTCGGGGAATTAACACCAGATAATGCAATCAAAGGGTTTGGTGGAGCGACACTTTTATCCAAACAACCAGAAAAAACAGCTGAATTATTAGAAAAGGTAATGGGACTAGAAAAAGTTGGGGAAGAAGGAGATTTTATTCGTTTCCGTTCTTCCGGTGATATTGGAAATGTCATTGATTTGAAATTAACTACAATAGGGAATGGACAGATAGGTGCAGGTACAGTTCACCATATTGCGTGGAGAGCTATTGATGACAATGATCAGTTAGAGTGGCAAAAGTATGTTACAGACCAAGGTTATGGTGTTACGCCTGTGCAAGACAGAAATTACTTTAACGCTATTTACTTTAGAGAACATGGGGAAATCTTGTTTGAAATTGCAACAGACCCTCCTGGATTTGCTCATGATGAATCACATGAAACAATGGGGGGACAATTAATGTTACCAGCCCAGTATGAACAATACAGAGAGCAATTAGAACGTAGATTGATACCAATAAAAGTGAAAGAACTTGATTAA
- a CDS encoding sulfurtransferase TusA family protein, translating into MKVEKILDAKGLACPMPIVKTKKAISEIETGQVLEVHTTDKGAKSDLTAWANSTGHELLDYKEENGVFIFQIRKG; encoded by the coding sequence ATGAAAGTTGAAAAGATTTTAGACGCAAAAGGACTAGCATGTCCAATGCCTATTGTTAAAACAAAGAAGGCCATAAGTGAAATTGAAACAGGTCAAGTCCTAGAAGTTCATACAACAGATAAAGGTGCTAAGAGTGACTTAACTGCTTGGGCAAATTCAACTGGACATGAATTACTTGACTATAAAGAAGAGAACGGTGTATTTATCTTCCAAATTAGGAAAGGTTAA